The Tenacibaculum jejuense genome includes a window with the following:
- a CDS encoding TonB-dependent receptor — MSTVKGKITNKFKDPIEGVAISYLGQGTTTDKNGFFEFKIPVRKTVAVTFSHVSYKTFTKKFTTRGVRTINFSPTLEIKNQDLEEIIIKNRKKEVQGITDINIKTVETSVGANSGIENVLMTLPGVNNNNELSTQYNVRGGNFDENLVYVNGIEIYRPFLIRSGQQEGLSFINTHLVQNINFSAGGFQAKYGDKLSSVLDITYRKPKEFQTQVDLSLLGGSITVEDVFLDKKLSAVVSARYRDNSLLVNSKQIEADFNPNFTDIQTLVTYTLNDKIDINFLGNFSLNNYDYKPLRRSTRFGTVADPIELTVFYQGQEEDTFQTLFGALSLDYKVSEDFNLTGTLSSFNTQEEEHFDIAAAYRLGEVNTNIGDENFGEADFTQGIGSQINHARNDLDALITSAQVRAVLKDGDNEWRAGVKYQTENIKDRIREWEVIDSVGFSVRPPATNFINEQPYVPFTGPITPFQSVRADNEVDTHRFSGFVQFSRKTSWNDHDIWFNVGVRAQHWSVNPVGLNSKSQIIVSPRAQFAIKPDWESDMLFRLSGGLYAQPPFYRELRGFDGQVNPNTKAQKAIHMVLGNDYSFKLWDRPFKLTTELYYKDLSDVNAYSIDNVRIRYRADNVTDAYAYGLDMRLNGEFIPGSDSWVSFGFLKTEENINNRGYIARPTDQRIKLGVLFQDYVPNLPDLKAYLNLVYNTGVPGGAPAYADPYDFQNRLRDYRRADLGVSYIFVDANKKATNGFLTNFKELTAGIELFNMFDIQNSITNTWVRDVFSKRQFGIPNFMTGRVLNVKLKMKF; from the coding sequence ATGTCAACTGTAAAAGGAAAGATTACTAATAAATTCAAAGACCCAATTGAAGGTGTTGCTATTTCTTATTTAGGACAAGGAACTACCACTGATAAAAATGGATTTTTTGAATTTAAAATACCTGTTCGAAAAACTGTAGCGGTTACCTTTTCTCATGTTTCTTATAAAACATTTACTAAAAAGTTTACAACTAGAGGAGTAAGAACTATAAACTTCTCTCCCACTCTAGAAATTAAGAATCAGGATTTAGAGGAAATTATTATTAAGAATAGAAAGAAAGAGGTTCAAGGAATTACCGATATTAATATTAAAACTGTAGAAACTAGTGTTGGTGCAAATTCTGGAATAGAAAATGTTTTAATGACATTACCTGGTGTAAACAATAACAATGAATTAAGTACTCAATATAACGTTAGAGGTGGTAATTTCGATGAAAACTTGGTGTATGTAAATGGTATAGAAATTTATCGTCCGTTTTTAATTCGTTCTGGTCAGCAAGAAGGTTTGAGTTTTATTAATACCCATTTAGTTCAAAATATTAACTTCTCTGCTGGAGGTTTTCAAGCCAAATATGGTGATAAACTTTCTTCTGTTTTAGATATTACTTACAGGAAGCCTAAAGAATTTCAAACTCAAGTTGACTTAAGTTTACTAGGTGGAAGTATTACTGTTGAAGATGTGTTTTTAGATAAAAAACTAAGCGCTGTTGTAAGTGCACGCTACAGAGATAATAGTTTACTCGTAAACTCTAAACAAATAGAAGCAGATTTCAATCCGAATTTTACAGATATTCAAACTCTAGTAACTTATACTTTAAACGATAAAATCGATATTAATTTCTTAGGGAATTTTTCATTGAATAATTATGATTATAAACCATTACGTAGAAGTACTCGTTTTGGTACTGTTGCCGATCCTATCGAGCTTACTGTATTTTATCAAGGACAAGAAGAAGATACATTTCAAACTTTATTCGGTGCTCTTTCTTTAGATTATAAAGTTTCTGAAGATTTTAATTTAACAGGAACACTTTCTTCTTTCAACACACAAGAAGAAGAGCATTTTGATATTGCTGCTGCTTATCGTTTAGGAGAAGTAAATACAAATATTGGAGATGAAAATTTTGGAGAAGCAGATTTTACACAAGGAATAGGATCGCAAATAAACCATGCAAGAAACGATTTAGATGCTTTGATTACAAGTGCACAAGTTCGTGCTGTTTTAAAAGATGGAGATAACGAATGGAGAGCAGGTGTAAAATATCAAACAGAAAATATTAAAGATCGTATTCGTGAATGGGAAGTAATAGATAGTGTTGGTTTTTCTGTAAGACCTCCTGCTACAAACTTCATCAACGAACAGCCTTATGTTCCTTTTACTGGTCCTATAACACCTTTTCAAAGTGTAAGAGCAGATAATGAAGTTGATACACATCGTTTTTCTGGCTTTGTTCAATTCAGCAGAAAAACTTCTTGGAATGATCATGACATTTGGTTTAATGTTGGAGTAAGAGCTCAACATTGGTCTGTAAATCCAGTTGGATTAAATTCAAAAAGTCAAATTATAGTTAGTCCTAGAGCTCAATTTGCTATTAAACCAGACTGGGAAAGTGATATGTTATTCCGACTTTCTGGTGGTTTGTATGCGCAACCTCCATTTTATAGAGAATTAAGAGGTTTTGATGGTCAAGTAAATCCGAATACTAAAGCTCAAAAGGCAATTCATATGGTATTGGGTAATGATTATAGTTTTAAACTTTGGGACAGACCTTTTAAGCTTACCACTGAATTATATTATAAAGATTTAAGTGATGTTAACGCTTATTCTATCGATAATGTTCGTATTCGCTACAGAGCCGATAATGTTACTGATGCTTATGCATACGGTTTAGATATGCGATTAAACGGAGAGTTTATTCCTGGTAGCGATAGTTGGGTAAGCTTTGGTTTCTTAAAAACAGAAGAAAATATTAATAATCGAGGATATATTGCTCGTCCTACAGATCAAAGAATAAAGCTTGGTGTCTTATTTCAAGATTATGTACCAAACTTACCAGATTTAAAAGCTTACTTAAATTTAGTCTACAATACAGGAGTTCCTGGCGGTGCACCAGCTTATGCTGATCCTTATGATTTTCAAAATAGACTTCGTGATTACCGACGTGCAGATTTAGGAGTTTCTTATATTTTTGTTGACGCTAATAAGAAAGCTACAAACGGATTCTTAACTAATTTTAAAGAACTAACTGCTGGTATTGAGTTATTCAATATGTTTGATATTCAAAACTCTATTACCAATACTTGGGTAAGAGATGTTTTTAGTAAACGTCAATTTGGTATTCCTAATTTTATGACAGGTCGTGTACTAAATGTTAAACTGAAAATGAAGTTTTAA
- a CDS encoding cell division protein ZapA, protein MNKIKVNVVIAGRTYPLIVNSTEEEQGMRKAAKNINDLILSFEQNYAVADKQDVLAMCALQFASKFEINTIKALHESQEITKKVSELTKLLETHLK, encoded by the coding sequence ATGAATAAAATAAAAGTTAATGTCGTTATTGCAGGTAGAACATATCCTTTAATAGTTAACTCTACTGAAGAGGAACAGGGTATGCGCAAAGCTGCAAAAAACATTAACGATTTAATTTTAAGTTTTGAGCAAAACTATGCTGTAGCAGATAAACAAGATGTACTTGCTATGTGTGCTTTACAATTTGCTTCTAAATTTGAAATCAATACCATAAAGGCGTTACATGAGTCTCAAGAAATAACAAAAAAAGTGAGTGAATTAACAAAATTGTTAGAAACTCATTTAAAATAA
- a CDS encoding DEAD/DEAH box helicase, producing MSITFSDLGLKEPINKALVDLGYESPTVIQQKAIPQIISSKDDLKAFAQTGTGKTAAFSLPIVEQVDENSNHTQAIILSPTRELAVQIGKNIEDFSKYIPNLNVTTVYGGANIEQQIRQLKKGVQIVVGTPGRTVDLIRRRALKLNNVDWLVLDEADEMLNMGFKEELDKVLEATPDTKQTLLFSATFPREVEAIAKNYMENPVEITSGEKNQGSDNVTHEFYNVTEKTRYPALKRVADVNPDIYAIVFCRTRRETQLIADLLIQDGYNADALHGDLSQAQRDSVMEKFRKKNIQMLVATDVAARGLDVNNLTHVINHKLPDQIENYNHRSGRTGRAGNKGVSIALVNRKERSKLSPIERILKKKFVQTPIPTGKEICEKQLFHLIDKIEKSEVNSTEIDSFLPSIYEKLNEFSREELIQKFVSLEFNSFLSYYENAPDLNKISSRDRDRDSSSRDGRMSSDNMTRFFINIGRKDRLNPAKLMGLINEQGIDKNVEIGAIDILDTFSFFEIDKNYESQTLGVFEENQPDFNGRRVNIEITKERKGGGRRRSGGGRRRSSGGNSNSSGNNRGFGRVRNKNNNSSSGSSERRRNPRRNRRK from the coding sequence ATGTCAATAACTTTTTCTGACTTAGGTTTAAAAGAACCTATTAATAAAGCGTTGGTAGATTTAGGATATGAAAGTCCGACTGTAATCCAACAAAAAGCAATTCCACAAATAATATCATCAAAAGACGATTTAAAAGCATTTGCACAAACCGGTACTGGTAAAACTGCAGCTTTTAGTTTACCAATTGTGGAGCAAGTAGATGAAAACAGCAATCACACTCAGGCGATAATATTATCTCCAACTCGTGAATTAGCTGTTCAAATTGGAAAAAATATTGAAGACTTTTCTAAATATATACCTAATTTAAATGTTACAACCGTTTATGGTGGTGCTAATATTGAACAACAAATTAGACAACTAAAAAAAGGAGTTCAAATTGTTGTTGGTACACCAGGTAGAACAGTTGACTTAATTAGAAGAAGAGCTTTAAAACTTAATAATGTAGATTGGTTAGTTTTAGATGAAGCTGATGAAATGCTTAATATGGGGTTCAAAGAAGAACTAGATAAAGTTCTTGAAGCAACCCCAGATACTAAGCAAACTTTACTTTTCTCAGCAACATTTCCTAGAGAAGTTGAAGCTATCGCAAAAAACTACATGGAAAACCCTGTTGAAATAACTTCAGGAGAGAAAAATCAAGGGTCTGATAATGTAACACACGAATTTTATAATGTTACAGAAAAGACAAGATATCCAGCACTAAAACGTGTGGCAGACGTAAATCCAGATATTTACGCTATTGTTTTCTGTAGAACAAGAAGAGAAACACAATTAATTGCTGACTTGTTAATTCAAGATGGATATAATGCTGATGCTTTACATGGTGATTTATCTCAAGCACAAAGAGATAGTGTTATGGAAAAGTTCAGAAAGAAAAATATTCAAATGCTTGTTGCAACAGATGTTGCTGCAAGAGGTTTAGATGTAAATAACTTAACTCACGTTATCAACCATAAATTACCAGATCAAATAGAAAACTACAACCACAGAAGTGGTAGAACTGGTAGAGCTGGTAACAAAGGGGTTTCTATTGCTTTAGTTAATAGAAAAGAAAGAAGTAAACTTTCTCCTATTGAGAGAATTTTAAAGAAAAAATTTGTTCAAACTCCTATTCCAACAGGAAAGGAAATTTGCGAAAAGCAATTATTTCATTTAATTGATAAGATTGAAAAATCTGAAGTTAATTCTACAGAAATTGATAGTTTCTTACCTAGTATTTACGAAAAATTAAATGAGTTTTCTAGAGAAGAACTTATTCAAAAATTTGTTTCTTTAGAATTTAACTCTTTCCTATCATACTATGAAAATGCACCAGATTTAAATAAAATAAGCTCGAGAGACAGGGATAGAGATTCTTCTAGCAGAGATGGAAGAATGTCGAGTGATAATATGACTCGCTTCTTTATTAATATCGGACGAAAGGATAGACTTAATCCTGCTAAATTAATGGGATTAATTAATGAACAAGGAATAGATAAGAATGTAGAGATCGGTGCTATAGATATTTTAGATACATTTTCTTTCTTTGAAATTGATAAAAATTATGAGTCACAAACTCTAGGTGTTTTTGAAGAAAACCAACCTGATTTCAACGGAAGAAGAGTAAATATTGAAATCACTAAAGAGCGTAAAGGCGGAGGAAGAAGGCGTTCTGGAGGTGGAAGAAGACGTTCTAGTGGAGGAAACTCTAACTCTTCTGGAAATAATAGAGGTTTTGGTAGAGTTCGAAATAAAAATAACAATTCTAGTTCTGGCTCTTCTGAAAGAAGGAGAAACCCAAGAAGAAATAGACGTAAATAA
- a CDS encoding M23 family metallopeptidase, with protein sequence MKHLYILFLLCSVSVSFSQKKYSKSYFSNPMDIPVVVAGTFGELRSNHFHSGIDLKTQQKEGIPILAPANGYIYRIKVAQYGFGKVLYVKHPSGFTTVFAHLQRFAPKIQKFVKSVQYKKKSYYTGNLFPEEDKFPVKKGEIIGYSGDTGSSGGPHLHYEIRDSRTDKIINPLHFGLAVKDTRNPIIEKLMVFPLDTNARVNNANVKSIIPIKKIERGKYVSQRIEANGTIGLGVVTFDRQDEAMNRNGIYSLEMHVNGERVYYHDVETFSFAESKYINLLIDYDHYGKFKKKFQKTHRVSKNKLSLYENLINEGKLNIEPLASYNVEIIAKDFKGNASTLRIPIKGVSKNDLEIKKDTTAYKITAVNFHKFQKDGVTIAFPKNSFYHDCYLDFDVNNGIAKIHEPTIPLDKRFTLTFDTSHLNTVEKQQVYIANVTKSKYPKYVATKKKKNKVYTNQKTLGSYALKLDSISPKITLINFADNQWISKNKTLKVKIKDEDSGINGFRGSIDGQWILMEYNHKKGILTYDFSDKKLVGSKHIFKIVVSDKVGNTETISTTFYRKP encoded by the coding sequence TTGAAACATTTATATATCCTATTTTTACTTTGCTCGGTTAGTGTGAGTTTTTCTCAAAAAAAATACTCTAAAAGTTATTTTTCTAATCCAATGGATATTCCTGTCGTAGTCGCTGGTACTTTTGGAGAATTAAGAAGTAATCATTTTCATTCTGGAATTGATTTAAAGACACAACAAAAAGAAGGTATCCCAATTTTAGCACCTGCAAATGGTTATATATATCGAATTAAAGTTGCTCAATACGGCTTTGGTAAAGTTTTATATGTAAAACACCCAAGTGGTTTTACTACTGTTTTTGCGCATTTACAAAGGTTTGCTCCAAAAATTCAGAAGTTTGTTAAAAGTGTGCAATACAAAAAGAAAAGTTACTACACTGGTAATTTATTTCCTGAAGAAGATAAATTTCCTGTAAAAAAAGGAGAGATTATTGGATATTCTGGTGATACTGGAAGTTCAGGAGGCCCACACTTACATTATGAAATAAGAGATTCAAGGACAGATAAAATTATAAATCCATTACATTTTGGTCTGGCTGTTAAAGATACTAGAAACCCCATTATTGAAAAGCTAATGGTTTTCCCTTTAGATACTAATGCTAGAGTAAATAATGCTAATGTTAAATCTATTATTCCTATTAAAAAAATAGAGCGTGGTAAATATGTTTCGCAAAGAATAGAAGCTAATGGAACTATTGGTTTAGGCGTTGTTACTTTTGATAGGCAAGATGAAGCGATGAATAGAAATGGTATTTATAGTTTAGAAATGCATGTGAATGGTGAACGTGTGTATTACCATGATGTAGAAACTTTCTCTTTTGCAGAAAGTAAATACATTAATCTTTTAATTGACTATGATCATTATGGAAAATTCAAGAAGAAATTCCAAAAAACACATCGTGTTTCAAAAAATAAATTAAGTCTTTATGAAAACTTGATTAATGAAGGTAAATTAAATATTGAACCTTTGGCTAGTTACAATGTAGAAATTATTGCCAAAGATTTTAAGGGAAATGCATCTACCTTAAGAATTCCAATAAAAGGAGTTTCAAAAAATGATTTAGAGATTAAAAAAGACACCACAGCTTATAAAATAACTGCTGTAAATTTTCATAAATTTCAAAAAGATGGTGTAACAATAGCATTTCCAAAGAACTCTTTTTATCATGATTGCTATTTAGATTTTGATGTTAATAATGGTATTGCAAAAATACACGAACCTACAATTCCTCTGGATAAACGTTTTACACTAACTTTTGATACTTCACATTTAAATACTGTTGAAAAACAACAAGTGTACATTGCAAATGTTACTAAATCAAAATACCCTAAATACGTAGCTACAAAGAAGAAAAAAAATAAAGTTTACACTAATCAAAAGACATTAGGAAGTTATGCTTTAAAATTAGATTCGATATCTCCTAAAATTACTTTGATAAATTTTGCTGATAACCAATGGATTTCAAAAAATAAAACCCTGAAAGTTAAGATCAAAGACGAAGATTCTGGTATTAATGGTTTTCGTGGTTCTATTGATGGTCAATGGATTTTAATGGAGTATAATCATAAAAAAGGAATTTTAACATATGATTTTTCCGACAAAAAATTGGTTGGTAGCAAACATATCTTTAAAATTGTAGTTTCAGATAAAGTTGGAAATACTGAAACCATTTCTACAACGTTTTATCGTAAACCATAA
- a CDS encoding helix-turn-helix domain-containing protein, with product MVSKFNPEINKIYFIESYTLFHIIEGQGTIQVDFKNYLNWDDKLIFLEKGQYIKFSSDSFTVRKIEFDNQVLFESQDVRILFKHLISLGYIDYLECKDCQEYLQNTIFSSPKDIIDISINQWYWQNPFNADKKEYQVIFDVKEVIDQEFKNHLSVSELVQKISKNNQNINYLLKNKIGVTVKKLQTKKRLIEDQKLIAFTDSSIKEIAYEQGYKDVAYFNKNFKKNTGITPSEFRDEIGYQLDDHFENDLFKLIQEFHTSEKKLSFYADQMHISEKTLAKKVRQNLNASMGQLIRQEIIRTSKELLLQGDKIKNIAYFLGFEEANHFSSFFKLHTKLTPTDFLKKYNR from the coding sequence ATGGTTTCTAAGTTTAATCCCGAAATCAATAAGATTTATTTTATTGAATCCTATACACTCTTTCATATCATAGAAGGACAAGGAACTATTCAGGTTGATTTTAAAAACTATTTGAATTGGGATGATAAACTTATCTTTTTAGAAAAAGGGCAATACATTAAATTCTCATCAGATTCTTTTACGGTTAGAAAAATAGAATTTGACAATCAGGTTTTATTCGAAAGTCAAGATGTACGAATTCTATTCAAGCATTTAATTTCTCTTGGATATATTGATTATTTAGAATGTAAAGATTGTCAGGAATACTTACAAAACACTATTTTTTCATCTCCAAAAGATATTATTGATATCTCCATAAATCAGTGGTATTGGCAAAATCCTTTTAATGCTGACAAAAAAGAATATCAAGTTATTTTTGATGTAAAGGAAGTTATCGATCAAGAATTTAAAAACCATCTTTCTGTAAGCGAACTCGTTCAAAAAATAAGTAAGAATAATCAGAATATAAATTACTTATTAAAGAATAAAATTGGAGTTACTGTAAAAAAATTACAAACTAAAAAACGTCTAATCGAAGACCAAAAACTAATTGCTTTTACAGATAGTTCTATTAAAGAAATTGCTTATGAACAAGGTTATAAAGACGTTGCTTACTTCAATAAAAACTTCAAGAAAAATACTGGAATTACTCCTAGTGAATTTCGAGATGAAATAGGATATCAATTAGATGATCATTTCGAAAATGATTTATTCAAACTTATACAAGAATTTCACACTTCAGAAAAAAAACTCTCTTTTTATGCAGATCAAATGCATATTTCTGAAAAGACATTAGCTAAAAAAGTTCGTCAGAATTTAAATGCTTCTATGGGACAATTAATTCGTCAAGAAATTATTCGAACTTCAAAAGAATTACTTTTACAAGGCGATAAAATTAAAAACATTGCTTACTTCTTAGGCTTTGAAGAAGCCAATCATTTTTCTTCATTTTTTAAACTTCATACTAAACTTACACCAACCGACTTTTTAAAAAAGTACAATAGGTAG
- a CDS encoding TlpA family protein disulfide reductase gives MIKYIVPLISIFLISCATSKDENFTYIGGKIIHPKGDFVIIFNNKNEVVDSIKLNKDNTFLGKLDNIKTGLYYFEHGPETQYLYLEPQDSLLMRLNTWGFDESLVFSGSNAEKNNALIENFLINEKQLKDFYKYNKLTSDDFLRTLDSLRKQKDDYLEEFKTRSADISEDYLDVLKVVLYYPLYSKLETYAINNRLKEQPDSINENNFISHRKDVGINGDSLMFFPPYRKYVYNNIYYDVYAKNIKDDSDEFTISVLETVNSKIESTELKNRLLKETIIRHFYAKKSCGLNKKAYNLFREISSSESDKEIIAKLLADVKHIPKNKTLPEFSIHTPQGSIENIKNIVKGNNTVIYFRNKEISPDNWVASRMNYLISKSPNTQFLVVNIDNRKNEYIKKLDIKHQFYLDEKSHAHNFLTSKYPRTILVNKKGVVINSFCALSSEKIEKQITELH, from the coding sequence ATGATTAAATATATAGTACCTTTAATTTCGATTTTCTTAATTAGTTGTGCTACTTCTAAGGATGAAAACTTTACTTATATAGGTGGAAAAATTATACATCCGAAAGGCGATTTTGTTATCATCTTTAATAACAAAAATGAAGTTGTAGATTCTATAAAATTAAATAAAGACAATACTTTTTTAGGAAAATTAGATAATATTAAAACTGGTTTGTATTATTTCGAACACGGACCAGAAACTCAATATTTATATCTAGAACCTCAAGATAGTTTACTGATGCGATTAAACACTTGGGGATTTGACGAATCATTAGTCTTTAGTGGTAGTAATGCTGAAAAAAATAATGCGCTCATTGAAAATTTCTTAATCAATGAAAAGCAATTAAAGGATTTCTACAAGTATAATAAATTAACTTCTGATGACTTTTTGAGAACATTGGATTCTCTAAGAAAACAGAAAGACGATTATTTAGAAGAATTTAAAACCAGATCTGCTGATATTTCTGAAGATTATTTAGATGTATTGAAAGTTGTTCTATATTATCCATTATACTCTAAGCTGGAAACATATGCAATAAATAACAGGCTCAAAGAACAACCTGATAGCATAAACGAAAATAATTTTATTTCGCACAGAAAAGATGTTGGTATTAATGGAGATTCGTTAATGTTCTTTCCTCCTTACAGGAAATATGTTTACAATAATATCTATTACGATGTTTATGCAAAAAACATAAAAGACGATAGTGATGAATTTACCATTTCTGTATTAGAAACTGTAAATAGTAAAATAGAATCTACAGAATTAAAAAACAGACTCTTAAAAGAAACGATTATACGTCATTTTTACGCCAAAAAAAGTTGTGGTTTAAATAAGAAAGCATATAATTTGTTTAGAGAAATTTCTTCAAGCGAATCCGATAAAGAAATTATAGCGAAGTTACTGGCAGATGTAAAGCATATTCCTAAAAACAAAACTTTACCTGAATTTAGCATTCACACACCTCAAGGATCGATTGAAAACATAAAGAATATTGTAAAAGGCAATAACACAGTTATATATTTCAGAAACAAAGAAATCTCTCCAGATAACTGGGTTGCTTCTAGAATGAATTATCTCATCAGTAAAAGTCCTAATACTCAATTTTTAGTAGTGAATATTGATAACCGTAAAAATGAGTACATCAAAAAATTAGATATCAAACATCAATTTTATCTTGATGAAAAGAGTCATGCACATAACTTTTTAACTAGTAAATATCCAAGAACAATTTTGGTTAACAAAAAAGGTGTAGTGATCAATAGTTTTTGTGCTTTATCTTCTGAAAAAATAGAAAAACAAATTACTGAACTTCATTAA
- a CDS encoding outer membrane beta-barrel protein, with product MKKLLFSFSFLLLGLISVKSQTFGVSTGYNNYIASVSIDGLPGNGSDGASGYYIGVFSDIDLGSKFHLEPELQFVQIFNNGETGELLALPVMFKYYLVNKFNVQAGPVLDLALNNESEEISSFGIGLGFGAAFDINENFSLTTMYSLGLSNRSPDLNLSDFGQPLNVNTKFDFFQIGIGYKF from the coding sequence ATGAAAAAACTATTATTTAGCTTTTCTTTTTTATTATTGGGATTAATTAGTGTAAAATCTCAAACATTTGGTGTTAGTACAGGTTATAATAATTACATTGCTTCTGTAAGTATAGATGGTCTTCCTGGAAATGGATCAGATGGAGCATCTGGTTACTATATTGGTGTTTTTAGTGATATAGATTTAGGAAGTAAGTTTCACTTAGAGCCTGAACTTCAGTTTGTGCAAATTTTTAATAATGGAGAAACAGGAGAACTTTTAGCTTTACCTGTAATGTTTAAATATTATTTAGTAAATAAGTTTAATGTCCAAGCAGGACCAGTATTAGATTTAGCTCTTAATAATGAATCAGAAGAAATAAGCAGTTTTGGTATAGGTTTAGGATTTGGAGCAGCTTTCGATATTAATGAAAACTTTTCTTTAACTACAATGTATTCTTTAGGATTATCTAACAGGTCTCCTGATTTAAATCTTTCAGATTTTGGACAACCACTTAACGTAAATACAAAGTTTGACTTTTTCCAAATTGGAATAGGGTATAAGTTTTAA
- the rny gene encoding ribonuclease Y — translation MEDLGMPILAGVVGIVVGFVVAKILEKSKANKLLKETNKEAENIIKEAKVEAAAIKKDKILQAKEKFIELKSEHEKVILSREKKMSDVEKRIRDKESRVSSELDKNKKLSQSLEKKTADLDYKLDFLDKKESEVEKLHKRHVDMLEQISGFSADEAKTELVASLKEEAKTDAMSFIQETIEEAKMTAQQEARKVILNTIQRVGVEQAVENCVSVFNLESDDVKGRIIGREGRNIRALEAATGVEIIVDDTPEAIILSCFDPVRREIARLSMHKLVTDGRIHPARIEEIVRKTEKQINQEIIEVGKRTVIDLGIHGLHPELIKTVGRMKYRSSYGQNLLQHSREVANLCGIMAAEMGLNAKAAKRAGLLHDIGKVPETESELPHALLGMQWAEKYGEKPNVCNAIGAHHDEIEMKTLIAPIVQVCDAISGARPGARRQVLDSYIQRLKDLEDIAFGFSGVQKAFAIQAGRELRVMVESTKVNDEKAAELSFNISQKIQNDMTYPGQVKVTVIRETRAVNVAK, via the coding sequence ATGGAAGATTTAGGTATGCCAATCTTAGCTGGAGTAGTTGGTATTGTTGTTGGTTTTGTTGTAGCTAAGATTTTAGAAAAATCTAAGGCAAATAAGTTACTTAAAGAAACAAATAAAGAAGCTGAAAATATTATAAAAGAGGCTAAAGTAGAAGCCGCAGCAATAAAGAAAGATAAAATCTTACAAGCTAAAGAGAAGTTCATTGAGTTAAAATCTGAACATGAAAAAGTGATTTTATCTAGAGAAAAGAAAATGTCTGATGTAGAAAAGAGAATCAGAGATAAAGAATCTAGAGTGTCTTCAGAGCTAGATAAAAATAAAAAATTATCACAATCCTTAGAGAAAAAAACAGCTGATTTAGATTATAAATTAGATTTCTTAGATAAAAAAGAATCAGAAGTAGAAAAGCTTCACAAGCGTCATGTAGATATGCTAGAACAGATTTCTGGATTTTCTGCTGATGAAGCTAAAACAGAATTAGTTGCTTCTTTAAAAGAGGAAGCTAAGACTGATGCTATGAGTTTTATTCAAGAAACTATTGAAGAAGCAAAAATGACAGCTCAACAAGAAGCTAGAAAAGTTATTCTAAATACTATTCAAAGAGTAGGAGTAGAACAAGCTGTAGAAAATTGTGTTTCTGTATTTAATTTAGAATCAGACGATGTTAAAGGTCGTATTATTGGTAGAGAAGGTAGAAACATTAGAGCTTTAGAAGCTGCCACTGGTGTTGAAATTATTGTAGATGATACTCCTGAAGCAATTATTTTATCTTGTTTCGATCCTGTGAGGAGAGAAATTGCTCGTTTGTCGATGCACAAACTAGTTACTGATGGTAGAATTCACCCAGCAAGAATTGAAGAGATTGTAAGAAAGACTGAAAAACAAATCAATCAAGAAATAATTGAAGTTGGTAAGCGTACGGTAATCGATTTAGGAATTCATGGTTTACATCCAGAATTAATTAAAACCGTGGGTAGAATGAAGTACCGTTCTTCTTATGGACAGAATTTATTACAGCACTCAAGAGAAGTTGCTAATTTATGTGGTATCATGGCAGCAGAAATGGGATTGAATGCTAAAGCTGCTAAAAGAGCTGGTTTACTTCATGATATTGGTAAAGTACCAGAAACAGAAAGTGAATTACCTCACGCATTATTAGGAATGCAATGGGCTGAAAAGTATGGTGAAAAACCAAATGTATGTAATGCAATTGGAGCTCACCACGACGAAATAGAAATGAAAACTTTAATTGCACCTATTGTTCAAGTTTGTGATGCAATATCGGGAGCTAGACCTGGAGCAAGAAGACAAGTTTTAGATAGTTATATACAACGTTTAAAAGATCTAGAAGATATTGCTTTCGGATTTAGTGGAGTACAAAAAGCTTTCGCAATTCAAGCCGGTAGAGAATTAAGAGTTATGGTAGAAAGCACAAAAGTGAATGACGAAAAAGCTGCTGAATTATCATTCAATATTTCACAAAAAATACAGAATGACATGACTTATCCTGGTCAAGTTAAAGTTACTGTGATTAGAGAAACTAGAGCAGTAAACGTAGCAAAATAA